One part of the Pseudoalteromonas piscicida genome encodes these proteins:
- the gmtZ gene encoding gamma-mobile-trio integrase GmtZ, which translates to MKKQKNSRYLDIQFSWMTKKLGAQWSDWQKYAASWFALQTRALDPKRIAISFFVEHYLSQCAPYAFHLPHFFLGSNGHISSSEELVDLMKKRGIEDLNEQSRRPNYICDFIDYIIEINFSTINNSGIKTPNVVNPFRKVKVKSNTTETVRSPLPFKYILELREILCPSIKYEDKASTIGRHFNDWRWYQKLTGKRISSGRSGDWFEVDEELVDKTDPDCVWREVTKSVGNRKVKVYQIWSPVRALILFIKLHLPLRAYQIKMLDSGEADTFRYESGNWILNENHDFARGNEKKPFSKGVFKKMFDRITNSHSTGLYINTNKTTDQHVYSQDIGYTIPWQNEEVLYWLEKLRNWQEKYNKIQCPTNCKSLHKKHTESSKSKEQLDAMGSICFLFRDASGIGDDRIKPIDLHSLKRPWYALLLHLENIIYSRGETLENGSRLRLVHDYSSTTNKGATTLFPIHSLRVGLITAYCLDSQLPIPVVSKLLAGHSRIMTTIYYNKLTPSVMAKKMSDAESELVEHSSESLRHFLNDASESQVMRQVAYNDESGLLNTISNRLPIAWESKAYGVCLAGGSSSKTDEISTLAGCWNGGELIIDKERAASRVYGSVPNGPENCVRCRWFVTDVRYLNQLNGLFNQRSYLAHESAKLAAQIEIELEDLKDERYFAELEDKPFLKIEKFKELQRRYEKQKVESDEFTKDWIACFNLIKRIMEIEEKRAFGDHKGKIVAVGDKSDIIPRLKFIETNSELFQLSLLCEDAEFYPDLRDTLSKTPVLQKRSMSLCKALVKSGSMPVFLEMDEKQQLLVGNALMREMAKALVPNDKVAGFKIVADYLEAERYLLDAKLLKRGIKIYNHASISFKDIS; encoded by the coding sequence ATGAAAAAACAGAAAAATAGCCGATATCTTGACATACAGTTTAGTTGGATGACCAAAAAGCTTGGTGCACAATGGTCGGATTGGCAGAAATATGCCGCGTCTTGGTTTGCGCTTCAAACACGTGCATTGGATCCTAAAAGAATTGCAATTTCATTCTTTGTGGAACATTACTTGTCACAATGTGCACCATACGCATTTCACTTACCTCATTTCTTTCTAGGGAGTAATGGTCACATAAGCAGTTCAGAAGAGCTTGTAGACTTAATGAAAAAGCGAGGAATTGAAGACCTTAATGAGCAATCTAGACGACCGAACTATATATGTGACTTTATCGACTACATTATTGAAATCAACTTCAGCACCATAAATAACAGTGGAATAAAAACACCGAATGTGGTTAATCCATTCAGAAAAGTCAAAGTAAAATCCAATACAACAGAAACGGTAAGATCACCATTGCCCTTTAAATATATACTAGAGCTCAGAGAGATATTATGTCCATCAATTAAATATGAGGATAAAGCATCAACAATAGGTAGACATTTCAATGATTGGCGCTGGTATCAGAAGCTAACAGGCAAGAGAATATCCTCAGGAAGGTCTGGTGATTGGTTTGAAGTTGATGAGGAGCTTGTTGATAAAACTGATCCTGATTGCGTTTGGCGAGAGGTAACAAAATCAGTAGGCAATCGGAAGGTCAAAGTTTATCAGATATGGTCGCCTGTTAGAGCGCTGATATTGTTTATCAAATTGCACCTCCCGCTTAGGGCATACCAAATCAAAATGTTAGACTCAGGGGAAGCTGACACCTTTCGTTATGAATCGGGTAATTGGATTTTGAATGAAAACCATGATTTCGCACGAGGTAATGAAAAGAAGCCTTTCTCAAAAGGTGTTTTCAAAAAAATGTTCGATCGGATTACAAACTCCCACTCGACTGGGCTATACATTAACACCAACAAAACAACCGATCAGCATGTTTACTCACAAGATATTGGGTATACAATTCCATGGCAAAATGAAGAAGTTTTGTACTGGCTCGAAAAGTTAAGAAATTGGCAAGAAAAATACAATAAAATACAGTGTCCAACAAATTGTAAATCACTTCATAAGAAGCATACCGAGTCGAGCAAATCAAAAGAACAGCTGGATGCAATGGGAAGTATCTGCTTTCTATTTAGAGATGCTTCAGGTATAGGTGATGATCGAATCAAGCCGATAGACTTACACTCATTAAAACGTCCTTGGTATGCTCTTTTGCTTCATCTCGAAAATATTATATATTCCCGAGGAGAAACTTTAGAGAATGGTTCACGACTGAGACTTGTTCATGATTATTCATCAACAACGAATAAGGGGGCTACGACACTATTCCCTATCCATAGCTTACGAGTAGGGCTAATAACAGCCTATTGTTTAGATTCTCAACTACCCATACCTGTTGTTTCGAAACTGTTAGCAGGGCATTCTCGCATCATGACTACAATATATTATAACAAGCTCACTCCTAGTGTTATGGCAAAGAAAATGAGCGATGCAGAATCGGAGCTTGTAGAGCATTCAAGTGAATCACTACGTCACTTTTTAAATGACGCTTCCGAAAGCCAAGTAATGAGACAAGTCGCGTATAACGATGAAAGTGGTTTGCTGAATACTATCTCCAATAGGCTACCTATAGCATGGGAAAGTAAAGCATATGGTGTGTGCTTGGCTGGAGGTTCTTCAAGTAAAACTGACGAGATCAGTACTCTCGCAGGTTGTTGGAATGGTGGTGAACTGATCATAGATAAAGAAAGAGCAGCCAGTAGAGTATATGGAAGTGTACCGAACGGGCCTGAAAATTGTGTAAGATGCCGGTGGTTTGTAACAGACGTAAGATATTTAAATCAACTAAATGGTCTATTTAATCAACGAAGTTATTTAGCTCACGAATCAGCTAAACTAGCTGCTCAAATAGAAATAGAGCTTGAAGATTTGAAAGATGAACGGTACTTTGCAGAGCTAGAGGATAAACCTTTCCTAAAAATTGAAAAATTTAAGGAGTTACAGAGAAGGTATGAGAAACAAAAAGTTGAATCAGATGAATTTACGAAGGACTGGATAGCTTGTTTTAATCTAATCAAGCGAATTATGGAAATAGAAGAAAAAAGAGCTTTTGGGGACCACAAAGGTAAAATTGTTGCTGTAGGAGATAAAAGTGACATTATCCCTAGGCTTAAATTTATTGAAACAAATTCAGAGCTATTTCAATTGTCACTTTTATGTGAAGATGCTGAATTTTATCCCGACTTAAGAGATACTTTATCCAAGACTCCTGTACTTCAAAAACGCTCAATGTCACTTTGTAAGGCACTTGTAAAAAGTGGTTCAATGCCAGTGTTTTTGGAAATGGATGAAAAGCAGCAGCTGTTAGTAGGGAATGCCTTAATGCGCGAAATGGCGAAAGCTTTAGTCCCAAATGACAAAGTCGCAGGTTTTAAAATAGTTGCTGATTATCTGGAAGCTGAGCGGTATTTACTAGATGCGAAGTTGCTTAAACGTGGTATTAAAATTTATAATCACGCTTCAATCAGCTTTAAAGACATTTCGTAG
- a CDS encoding tyrosine-type recombinase/integrase, which produces MILPLVDTLKQLRYQIAHLEDDTLAHEYPELTKFLASHGKSLPVHNELQFLFQFLYVYGRKSEATFNRFRNELERFYLWSWLVAEKSVFELKREDIEAYVDFVVEPDKAWTQTSVQWRYKQNQGIRQVNENWRPFVLKENGASQQTLAAMFTALNVFYKFAILEEKSFANFVPVVKKNSPYLVVQSQINLPDTLSDLQWEYVFGVTRDLSEQQPDLERNLFVLACLKGLYLRISELSDRPHWSPVMSHFWQDQDDFWYLRIMGKGNKLRDVTLSEDFISYLKRYRQYRGLSALPRVDEPYPIVHKLRGQGGMNVRQLRRIVQQSFDLAVAKLKEDGFTEESEQLEAATSHWLRHTGATHDAQHRPLKHLSEDLGHAKIATTDQIYIQTNIKERAKSGLKRKL; this is translated from the coding sequence ATGATTTTACCACTGGTTGACACCTTAAAGCAGCTTAGGTATCAAATCGCCCATCTTGAAGATGATACGCTTGCGCATGAGTATCCTGAACTGACAAAGTTCTTGGCTAGTCATGGTAAATCACTACCTGTACATAACGAGCTGCAGTTCTTATTTCAGTTTTTGTATGTTTACGGTCGTAAGTCTGAAGCAACTTTTAACCGTTTTCGTAATGAGCTTGAGCGCTTTTATTTATGGTCGTGGCTGGTTGCTGAGAAGTCAGTGTTTGAGCTAAAACGCGAAGACATCGAGGCGTATGTAGATTTTGTGGTAGAGCCAGATAAAGCATGGACGCAAACTTCTGTACAGTGGCGTTATAAGCAAAACCAAGGAATCCGTCAGGTTAACGAAAATTGGCGACCCTTTGTTCTCAAAGAAAATGGTGCTAGCCAGCAAACGTTGGCCGCGATGTTTACCGCGCTGAATGTGTTTTACAAGTTTGCTATTTTAGAAGAAAAGTCGTTCGCTAATTTTGTTCCGGTGGTTAAGAAAAATAGCCCGTATTTAGTTGTTCAATCGCAAATCAATCTTCCTGATACGCTGAGTGATTTGCAATGGGAATATGTTTTTGGTGTAACTCGTGATTTAAGTGAACAGCAACCAGACCTTGAACGGAATCTCTTTGTATTAGCTTGTTTAAAGGGTTTGTATTTACGTATTTCAGAGCTGTCAGACCGCCCTCATTGGTCACCGGTAATGAGCCATTTTTGGCAGGATCAAGATGATTTTTGGTACCTAAGAATTATGGGTAAAGGCAATAAGCTAAGGGATGTAACGCTTAGCGAAGACTTCATCAGCTATTTAAAGCGTTATCGTCAGTACCGAGGATTAAGCGCCCTGCCTCGCGTTGATGAGCCCTACCCAATTGTTCATAAACTAAGGGGTCAAGGCGGTATGAACGTTCGTCAATTACGCCGTATTGTTCAGCAAAGTTTTGACTTAGCAGTGGCTAAACTAAAGGAAGATGGCTTTACGGAAGAGTCAGAGCAACTCGAAGCCGCAACTTCACACTGGCTAAGGCATACAGGTGCAACACATGATGCACAACACCGCCCGCTAAAACATCTATCTGAAGATTTAGGTCACGCCAAAATCGCGACAACCGATCAAATTTATATTCAAACCAATATTAAAGAACGCGCCAAATCGGGCTTAAAACGGAAGTTATAA
- a CDS encoding JmjC domain-containing protein: MKGLEKLVAPFSVEEFYNEFYEKRWHHFDQKKPEYEGFFDFDDLEEYLFVARPWATKSNELRCVKYPGTSFEPEISSFEELLELYADGHTIVLNSVHKRWPVIAKVCSELSNQFFCRVNANIYVTPPGNKGFEAHYDTHDVIILQTEGSKEWFLSEHERLQITHINDDLRNEFYEIDAEKDTKNSVSIQLDAGQCLYVPRGTIHSAEANNSLPSIHITFSIFPVTWASLMRAVILDGSLKDTELMKTVPFEVLEDLSSATAHAKINEMLKKAISLADFESTWRFLYERDISLQPGGGIDSILRLKNLNTQSLVKIRGGAEIFVDVHKDKCWVSFSGRRLRAPLQSLDYLYYISENYTFTVDELPDVHGDKKSKLAFVEWLIRKGWLHFAEK, encoded by the coding sequence ATGAAAGGGCTAGAAAAGCTAGTGGCACCGTTTAGTGTTGAAGAATTTTATAATGAATTCTATGAAAAGCGTTGGCATCACTTTGACCAAAAGAAACCTGAATACGAAGGTTTCTTCGATTTCGATGATTTAGAGGAGTATTTATTTGTCGCTAGGCCTTGGGCAACAAAAAGTAACGAACTGCGTTGTGTAAAATATCCTGGAACAAGCTTTGAGCCAGAAATTTCTTCATTTGAAGAGCTGCTCGAATTATACGCAGATGGTCATACTATTGTTTTGAACTCTGTCCACAAAAGGTGGCCTGTTATTGCGAAAGTTTGCTCCGAATTGAGCAATCAGTTTTTCTGCAGAGTAAATGCAAACATCTACGTGACGCCTCCAGGAAATAAAGGATTTGAAGCTCATTATGACACTCATGATGTAATCATTTTACAGACTGAGGGTAGTAAAGAGTGGTTTTTATCTGAGCATGAACGGCTTCAAATAACTCATATTAACGATGATTTAAGAAATGAGTTTTACGAAATAGATGCGGAAAAAGACACTAAAAACTCAGTTTCTATTCAACTGGATGCAGGTCAGTGCCTTTATGTACCTCGTGGCACTATTCACAGCGCAGAGGCAAATAATTCGTTACCATCTATCCACATAACTTTCTCAATCTTCCCTGTTACTTGGGCAAGCTTAATGCGAGCAGTAATTCTTGATGGATCTTTAAAAGATACTGAGTTGATGAAGACTGTACCGTTTGAGGTTTTAGAAGACTTATCTAGTGCTACTGCTCATGCCAAAATTAACGAGATGCTTAAAAAGGCAATTTCACTAGCCGACTTTGAATCTACTTGGAGGTTTCTTTATGAAAGAGATATTTCATTGCAGCCTGGCGGTGGAATAGATTCAATTTTACGATTGAAGAATTTAAATACCCAATCTTTGGTAAAGATTAGGGGCGGGGCTGAAATATTCGTAGATGTCCATAAAGACAAGTGCTGGGTCAGCTTTAGTGGTAGAAGGCTTCGTGCGCCACTTCAGAGTCTAGATTATCTCTATTACATTTCTGAAAATTATACGTTCACAGTCGATGAGCTCCCAGATGTTCATGGTGACAAAAAGTCTAAATTAGCCTTTGTTGAATGGTTAATCCGTAAGGGGTGGCTACATTTTGCGGAAAAGTAA
- the gmtX gene encoding gamma-mobile-trio protein GmtX, which yields MTDIARLLTMLKEGKSIRTKKSLDTLNQILEGYSHSEQPNYSITNIGKLSQIKGGPSYETIRATRNKHYRELIDAWATNAPHNRPPKNAINHTSLPTDYELLEKLRDPALRVPFGQVLAERNRFRQELKILKSQANIVIDKRHKAFNDDNSIEHVLFSDEKSSELTQPEESALRYAISERCCEDNNWQFTRAGQVKELEFDTEIFPRGFVSGLAKLLSFVDQSK from the coding sequence ATGACTGACATAGCCAGATTACTAACAATGCTAAAGGAAGGAAAGTCTATCAGAACGAAGAAAAGTTTGGATACTTTGAATCAAATACTGGAAGGCTATTCTCATTCAGAACAACCAAACTACTCTATTACCAACATAGGAAAGCTTTCCCAAATAAAAGGTGGTCCGAGCTATGAGACCATTCGGGCGACGCGGAACAAACATTATCGTGAGCTGATAGATGCATGGGCAACAAATGCCCCACATAACAGGCCCCCCAAAAATGCTATTAATCATACTTCTCTACCCACCGATTACGAGCTATTAGAAAAATTGAGAGACCCCGCTTTAAGAGTTCCATTCGGTCAGGTATTGGCTGAAAGAAATAGATTTAGGCAAGAGCTAAAAATACTAAAAAGCCAAGCTAATATCGTGATTGATAAAAGACATAAAGCATTTAACGACGATAACTCTATTGAACATGTTTTATTTAGCGATGAAAAATCTTCTGAATTAACTCAGCCTGAAGAAAGTGCTTTACGCTATGCTATTTCTGAACGTTGTTGTGAAGATAACAATTGGCAATTTACTAGGGCAGGTCAAGTAAAAGAACTAGAGTTTGATACCGAAATTTTCCCAAGGGGTTTCGTAAGTGGGTTGGCAAAACTACTTAGTTTTGTGGACCAAAGCAAGTAG
- the gmtY gene encoding gamma-mobile-trio recombinase GmtY has translation MKRTSFACVYATVVTDNTGQNTRVPIIITEHGDIPSVTEYILMRSSQGYSKSSMDLSINAIRMFLTYINANACFNTKPTILLTSFASRLCSGTINAEGLDPSELFWLPRSQISTRRITNSLRAFFLWLTQNGEGFKQSTNIINSSYGSTLSYAAWYWKNIHDYLGHIKSDKRRTLREAPLHLTSKKIPYYATDAVDFPQKDFHRFLIDGFGKARDIRVALRDMLILLLMHGGGLRESEALSLWVTDVDYPQDSSSPLRVRVYDEEYGKAPFGWKSTQGLKTRQAYLMYNFGRVTRKKSSGTQHIGWKGSKFDHKDGYIEVYWFPNYYGQLFKKLWNTYMKYRSLLDCNHPYAFITFHKKKTGHPYTINAFHQSYKSALKRISLKPNKELGLSPHSHRHSYARRLVKAKVAPTVIKKCLHHSSLESQIPYTVCSFSEISSALSVATKELEHEQNNIYLPETWQDLIKHGYEDIDPKAYFTGLHPKFKSSL, from the coding sequence ATGAAAAGAACGTCTTTTGCCTGTGTTTATGCTACTGTCGTCACCGACAATACTGGCCAGAATACCCGAGTCCCCATTATCATCACCGAGCATGGGGATATTCCTTCTGTTACAGAATACATATTGATGCGCTCTTCACAAGGTTATAGTAAATCCTCTATGGACTTATCTATTAATGCCATAAGAATGTTCTTAACATACATTAATGCTAACGCTTGTTTTAACACGAAACCTACAATTTTACTTACATCATTTGCATCTCGGCTTTGTTCAGGAACAATCAATGCCGAAGGTTTGGATCCATCAGAGTTATTTTGGCTACCAAGATCTCAAATTAGTACAAGAAGAATTACAAATTCACTAAGAGCTTTCTTTCTTTGGCTAACACAGAATGGAGAAGGTTTTAAACAGTCTACCAATATCATTAATAGCTCCTATGGAAGCACGCTATCGTATGCAGCATGGTATTGGAAGAATATACATGACTACCTTGGACATATTAAAAGTGATAAACGACGCACATTGAGGGAAGCCCCATTACACCTAACATCTAAGAAAATTCCGTATTATGCAACTGATGCTGTTGATTTTCCGCAAAAAGACTTCCATAGATTTCTCATAGACGGGTTTGGTAAAGCACGGGATATCAGAGTTGCATTGAGAGACATGCTTATATTGCTATTAATGCATGGTGGAGGGTTAAGAGAAAGCGAGGCCCTTTCACTTTGGGTTACAGATGTCGATTATCCGCAAGATTCCTCATCTCCGCTAAGAGTAAGGGTGTACGACGAGGAATATGGGAAAGCACCATTTGGCTGGAAATCGACACAAGGACTAAAAACACGACAAGCTTATTTGATGTATAACTTCGGTCGAGTTACAAGAAAGAAAAGCTCTGGGACTCAGCATATTGGGTGGAAGGGGTCAAAGTTCGACCATAAAGACGGCTACATTGAGGTATACTGGTTTCCGAATTACTATGGCCAGTTGTTTAAAAAATTATGGAATACTTACATGAAATATAGGAGTTTGCTAGATTGCAACCATCCCTACGCTTTCATTACTTTTCATAAAAAGAAAACTGGACATCCCTACACAATAAATGCATTCCATCAAAGCTATAAATCTGCATTGAAAAGAATATCGCTGAAACCTAATAAAGAACTTGGCTTAAGTCCACATAGCCATAGACATAGTTATGCACGGAGATTAGTCAAAGCTAAAGTAGCGCCAACTGTCATAAAGAAATGCCTCCATCACAGCTCTTTAGAGTCACAAATACCGTATACGGTTTGTAGCTTTAGTGAAATATCAAGTGCCTTATCTGTTGCAACTAAAGAGCTAGAGCATGAACAAAATAATATTTATCTCCCAGAAACATGGCAGGATTTAATAAAACATGGATACGAAGATATAGATCCGAAAGCTTACTTTACTGGCTTACACCCCAAATTTAAAAGTTCGTTATGA
- a CDS encoding JmjC domain-containing protein, which translates to MGFDDLIAPVDAKEFFENFYERQWVHIEGVNPFQDVFTLGDFETYLFSSRPWEMRDAWTQSGMLAAKYPNGAHYTNISSVEEALELYALGHTIVLPLANYRWPRLSEICGLISDQLDVRANANIYLTPPNSKGFTAHYDMHDVLLLQTEGAKKWVVSKCDKVHLTLTEDITRPEFYTIDPEKDLVNTKTLELKRGQVLYMPRGTIHKGEAVGDRPSIHITFNILPTTWYNLIETVPQLSTQKNHGESSHVTFDDLCDLSAPRVRKKMEIFINKPLLNAECIKDRIFKRKNEIAPGKSFQSVNQIQNISAKTTLARKPNAKFFIFDDKIDPWVSYGGRKIKVPAHFIEATKKTINKKKYTVQDIDGLKVEEEKLLFAQWLIKKGFAVIKEL; encoded by the coding sequence ATGGGATTTGATGATCTAATCGCCCCAGTAGATGCAAAAGAGTTCTTTGAAAATTTTTACGAAAGGCAATGGGTACATATCGAGGGTGTTAACCCATTTCAAGATGTTTTTACTCTCGGTGACTTTGAGACGTATTTATTTTCTTCACGTCCCTGGGAAATGAGGGATGCATGGACTCAATCTGGCATGCTTGCTGCCAAATATCCTAATGGGGCTCACTATACAAACATTTCGTCAGTAGAAGAAGCTTTAGAGCTATATGCACTTGGGCATACTATAGTTCTTCCACTTGCAAACTACAGATGGCCTAGGTTATCAGAGATATGCGGCCTTATTTCAGATCAGCTCGATGTTAGGGCTAATGCAAATATTTATCTCACACCACCTAACAGTAAGGGATTTACCGCTCATTACGATATGCATGATGTACTCCTTCTTCAGACGGAAGGTGCCAAAAAATGGGTAGTTAGTAAGTGTGACAAAGTGCACCTTACTCTAACAGAAGATATTACTAGGCCAGAGTTTTATACTATTGACCCTGAAAAAGATCTTGTAAATACAAAGACTCTTGAATTGAAGAGAGGACAAGTTCTGTATATGCCCAGAGGAACCATCCACAAAGGTGAAGCTGTTGGTGATAGACCCTCTATACATATTACTTTCAATATATTACCTACCACTTGGTACAACCTAATTGAAACAGTCCCTCAACTTAGCACTCAAAAGAATCATGGAGAATCAAGTCATGTTACTTTTGACGATTTGTGCGATTTAAGCGCTCCAAGAGTACGGAAAAAAATGGAGATCTTTATCAACAAACCACTATTAAACGCAGAGTGTATCAAAGATAGAATATTTAAAAGAAAAAATGAAATAGCACCGGGAAAAAGCTTCCAGTCTGTAAATCAAATCCAAAATATATCTGCAAAGACAACCCTTGCTAGGAAGCCAAATGCGAAATTTTTTATATTTGATGACAAAATAGACCCTTGGGTTAGCTATGGTGGAAGGAAAATCAAAGTTCCTGCACATTTTATTGAGGCAACAAAAAAAACTATAAACAAAAAGAAGTATACAGTTCAAGATATTGATGGCCTAAAAGTTGAAGAAGAAAAGCTCTTGTTTGCGCAATGGCTTATAAAAAAAGGCTTCGCAGTAATCAAAGAATTATAA
- a CDS encoding JmjC domain-containing protein, protein MMNSEGFFGLLNEDDFWLKVYEKEIHHFTHEDNDICDLFSSSDFEDYLFKSRAWEIEEPWKHAGVIVVNASKREYQIKPQSLEQILELFADGYTVVLPRAQIRNTRLKKFVSDLSKYFHCRVDANIYVTPPKSQGFKVHLDMHDVFILQTEGEKEWILSKKRPVKITSNDEKFRVFLESFDEKKDFINTEKVTLTSGRKLYLPRGVYHCGNSTDKVSIHISVTLFPLQWVGFLSDQFSNDLSHSINKEAFKNFFNKELTSVDVCLTNFLKPIINFSNVVKPQGAFSALDYFGSSHFYKLKGSIRFKAYQYGGVNILTVDGRNYTIKKNLLEEIIKVSDEQELSMDSLHLTTNQLHLDIAIFLTKKGLITI, encoded by the coding sequence ATGATGAACTCAGAAGGATTTTTCGGGCTTCTCAATGAAGATGACTTTTGGCTTAAGGTATATGAGAAAGAAATTCATCATTTCACTCACGAGGATAATGATATATGTGACCTTTTTAGCTCTAGTGATTTTGAGGACTACTTATTTAAATCTAGAGCTTGGGAGATTGAGGAGCCGTGGAAGCATGCAGGTGTGATTGTAGTTAACGCTTCTAAGCGTGAATATCAAATAAAGCCGCAGTCGCTAGAGCAAATACTTGAGTTATTTGCTGATGGTTATACCGTTGTCTTGCCAAGAGCACAAATCAGAAATACCAGACTAAAAAAATTTGTTTCCGATCTATCAAAATATTTCCACTGTAGAGTGGACGCAAATATATATGTAACGCCGCCTAAGTCTCAGGGTTTTAAAGTGCATCTAGATATGCATGATGTATTTATTTTGCAGACAGAAGGGGAGAAAGAGTGGATTTTATCTAAAAAACGACCGGTAAAAATAACTTCCAATGATGAAAAGTTTCGGGTTTTCCTAGAAAGTTTTGATGAAAAAAAAGATTTTATAAATACGGAAAAAGTTACCCTTACATCAGGGCGAAAGTTATACTTACCAAGAGGTGTATATCACTGTGGGAATTCAACCGATAAAGTTTCAATACACATTTCAGTTACTTTATTTCCACTTCAGTGGGTTGGGTTTTTAAGTGATCAATTCTCAAATGATTTAAGTCACTCTATAAACAAAGAGGCTTTCAAGAACTTTTTTAACAAAGAGCTAACTAGTGTAGATGTGTGCCTTACTAATTTTTTGAAGCCAATTATTAATTTCAGCAATGTAGTTAAGCCACAAGGCGCATTTTCGGCCCTTGATTATTTTGGAAGCTCACATTTCTATAAATTAAAAGGAAGTATTCGTTTCAAAGCTTACCAATATGGAGGCGTAAATATTCTGACTGTTGATGGAAGAAACTATACTATAAAAAAAAATTTGTTAGAAGAAATAATTAAAGTGAGTGATGAGCAAGAATTATCAATGGATAGTTTACACTTGACAACTAATCAACTTCATCTAGATATCGCCATTTTTTTAACAAAAAAAGGCTTAATAACCATCTAA